The DNA region CTTATACTGAGATTGCACTTGTTTGACTTATGCCAAGCAAAAATGTGTCTGTCCCTTCAACTTTTGTCCTTGTTTCTTTCCCCccattgattttttaatagcgGGGGACGTTGAAAGCTTGTAGTATAATTGTTGAGGCTACTTTCTAATAGCTACTGTTATAAATTAGATGTTTCTTGTTGATGCTGGAAATGGATGATTGAGTTTTTTACTGCACATTTTCAATCACGCATTGAGTTATTATAAAACAATTATAGTACTGATAAGATGGCTTGTGTTTTTCTATTTTGAATTCATGTTACAGCAGTGGCTATTACATGGCTCTAGTTAGTGTATACAATTTATGCTTATTGTCCAATATTTTCCCTCAAGTTGTGGAATGCATGTGGGGTTTGTAGACAATAACCACAACCAAATCATTAGAAAACAAATGATCTATCAATTTATCAGAATGATGTGTTTGCTGATATTTCATGTTTCTAGTCCTTTATTTCTCACCAGTAACTGAAATTTTCATTTCGGATGGTGTAAAAACTTTGCGGAGGACTTCCTTGCTCATCAAATACTTTCTTTAATTGAAGAACTACTTTTTGTCATCAATAACATATTAACATGTTACCCCTTGCCTCTGCTAATCAAAAGTTAATAAAGAGAATCTATCCTACCAATCTGATTCACTTCTGCTTGCACCCTGAACACGTTGAAGCAGTTTATGTTAGGGTAGGCATTAACACAGAATGTCCTGAAATATAGTTTCACCCATGGCTTGGAATAGAGGTTATGTTAGGGTAGGCATGAAAGTGAAATGGAGGCTATTCCAAATTATTCGATATAAAACAGTTTGTGTTTAAAGCCACAAGTTTAAACTTCTGAATTAGTTTGTTTATGATATATTGTCAAGTACTACATGGTTATGTGGTGTAAAATTCAATCCTTATAATCTCTTCTTTTAAATAAAAGTTCGCTTCTCTTACATGAGGGGGATATGCGGTCAGATTATCGCGTAGCTTCGATTTGGTGCAGCTTAGCCGTTTGTTTTGTGCTTAGCCTTGTACGTCAATAGGAAATTGGGGCAGcgaggaaaaagctaaggataaTATTTAAGAAGAAAATAAGCCAAAGCCTTGGTTTTGACATTAAGAATAGGGAGAATATAATTATACATTTCATCTTGCAGTTCGAAATCTAAGACTGAAAAACAGAGAAGATAAACAGAAACACAATGGTATAGTAGTGGCATGGTTGCCATAAGATGGCTATGTCGACATAATGTTACTCTTTATGCTCCCATTATGCACTTGGTCTCATCTTTCCTTGAGGGCCAAGCCTCATTTCAAAGCTTTGCATATCAGCATGAGAAATTGGCTTGTGTGATCTACCTTCAAAGCTTTTCATGTCAGCATGAGAAATTGGCTTGTGTACTCTACCTTCAAAGCTTTGCATGTCAGCATGAGAAATTGGCTTGTGCACTCTACCTGATCCATGTCCATTAATAGGCTTGGAAGCTGCAATCTTCTTGTCAAACCCAAATTCAATATCCACTTCTTTTGGACGCATGTTGTGCTGGTTTGGCTGCTTTTGCTGCTTAGCATGTTTCCCACCTCCGCCGCGCCGGCTGCAAAGCCTTCCAAGAAAACAAGCAACAGCAGAAATGACTATTATTATGGCCAGGACAACAAACACTGACCCAAAAGAACCATTTGAATGGTGGGGAGGTGACTGGTATGTAACACTGGTAGGGTAGACCTGGACaggctgctgttgctgttgctgttgctgagGCAGTGGTTGAAGCTGTAAAGACATCTTCAGAATCACTTGAGAGAAGAGAAATTGAGTTGAGGGGTTAAAAGATTTGTGAGGTTAAGTGCTTTTGATGTTGAGGCTTGAGGAAGCACTTGTTCTTTGAGTGCAGACCAAGGTAGATTTAGATAAACTCCTCAAGCACTCAAGTAGATTTAGCTATGAGAAGAGGCTAGGCTAAATAGGatgttttaaatttgaaaaaagaGAAGAGGGGGAACTTGCTTTAATAAAGAAAGGAAACTAAAGATATTCCTTTGTGCACTTTACTCATTGGCTCCTGTGAGGTGATTGCTTTGTTAGAAGAGAAAGCAAGATCTTGGACAACAGGACACAACAACACCCTCAAGGCCCCATGAAATTGCAGCTTTTGTTTACTGGGGGTGTTCCCACTGATAATCATTAGAATGAGACATCACTAATGTACATTACATTCCAAAGGAAAGaattaaaaatgatattttgTTTATTAGGGAGTGTTACTTTACATGTAGCAAATTATATAGTTGGGAAGACATTTTATGAATTGTTTAGTTATGCAAGGCAGTAGTCATGCTCTAGTAATGATAGGTTATCCTTTACATATGCATGTTTGTAAACTCATTCGAAAAGCACAGTACAACAAAAAAAGTTGCTTCAGTCTACCATAATTTTGGTTTCACCGTAATTTCTGAATGAATTTACAAACATGAATATATGTAGATCCAAATTTGAGCAGCTGGCATGTTGTGTTTCAATAATCTGATGTATGTTAGGACTAGGAGGCACCTGGTCAAGGATTTCTTTGAAATCTGTGAAAGGGTAGGAACTGAGTCAGAGAGAGATCAGTGTAGAATTAATATTGGGATCTGCGCAAAAGTATCAAGCACTGACAATTCCAAGAGAAATGTATTCTTATCTGCTAAATGGGGTCACCCTGCTTCTTTGCTTGCCCCTTTATTCCTTTTGAAAGAGGGAATCTGCTTGTGAGTGTTAAGTTGGTATTCATATTAATTTCCTTCCCTTTTTTGTTGAGATTATAGTGACATTTTCCCCCTTTATTCGGATTAGATAGATGCATTTAGCAAGGTAGCAAGGGGTGCATAAAAATGGAATAATTCCACTTCCAGCAATGAGAGAATATAAGCATCAGAGCAAAGTGGTTTGTTCTATTTCATCCAGCGATGCCAATGACTGGCATCATGTGAGTTCTTGCAAGAGAGTACTAGCTTGTAGAACTTAAACAGGATCTGAAAATATATCAAATTAACAGTCAACCAAAAAAAGTAGAGTAAATTAATTAAGTATCTTGCAGCCATCAAACTCTTCCTCCACCTAGGACTTAGTTttgattaatttaaaaattggccaaaaacaattttttctggctatttaaattttaaacccACTATAATTTGCCTTCCTTAGGATAGTATAATGTTCTTAACCTTAGACAGCTGATAAATGTAAATGACCTTAATATTACGGGGCATGGATTCCGTCACAGAAGCAGCGTCGCACCCACAAGATATGTCGCAGTTAAGGATTTTGTTGCGAGCTCGATCATTTTACATTGTATGGAGAATAATATGTTGTGAGAGACTTACCTACTAATGCGATCTCAAAGTGTTGACAGTATTAATCTCATATCTGCCGGCTATAATTATATTTTCCTAAAACTAAAACCAAAAAAGAAGGAGTGTCGCCATCCAAAGCAATGTCAGCAGCAGCAACTGCAAAAGGATTTCATACTTGCTTGTCTTTGTGAGTGCAAGAAGTCAGAAATTTTAGCTTCACGTCTGAAAAAAAGCACTTTTTTGGGACCCCTAGCACTTTTTAGCATCTACAATTTGTGACACATTTATTAATTTTGGATTCTGCATcacatgaaaagaaaaaaaaaacattatggGCCTTTTTGCTTATGGATCAGACTGAAGCCCATGAACACGTTGATGGGCCTGTTCGTCGGGTCACACCATGGGCCCTTACTataaattttgattttcaaaactgttTCTCATCACTTTCTACCCGCGAAAGTTT from Lotus japonicus ecotype B-129 chromosome 2, LjGifu_v1.2 includes:
- the LOC130735740 gene encoding uncharacterized protein LOC130735740 — encoded protein: MSLQLQPLPQQQQQQQQPVQVYPTSVTYQSPPHHSNGSFGSVFVVLAIIIVISAVACFLGRLCSRRGGGGKHAKQQKQPNQHNMRPKEVDIEFGFDKKIAASKPINGHGSGRVHKPISHADMQSFEGRVHKPISHADMKSFEGRSHKPISHADMQSFEMRLGPQGKMRPSA